From the genome of Bubalus bubalis isolate 160015118507 breed Murrah chromosome 2, NDDB_SH_1, whole genome shotgun sequence, one region includes:
- the XIRP2 gene encoding xin actin-binding repeat-containing protein 2, with product MAKYQAAVSRGDCRSFSANMLEESEMCTVPGGLARVKKQFEKDKIASSSNTFTQYQHQNRSKQEVIRSSQVNISRCSQKMERNEPEISEAHKIDVLGTEMVSHLEKHTEEINQASKLHQYVQETVIDTPEVEEIPKVSTKFLKEQFEKSVQEKVLHSDKELTPAKQIKMESESEETLKPSSIVGTSSTSYTSTSQRKETSTTKYSDHSATSSTLAQINATPSEKTEEFPPPPPDMLQPPVDVTAFSQSPELPNPPRKPPVPKELYSKQRNLYELNRLYKHIHPELRKNLEKDYISEVSEIVSRQMNAGSSVSADVQQARYVFENTNDSFQKGLNSEREHVEWDEILKGEVQSMRWIFENQPLDSINNGSPDEDSIPKGIADQEIIAGGDVKYTTWMFETQPIDTLGDHSSGTEEHAEKIPELARGDVHTARWMFETKPLDSMNKLHQTQEESIATAIKDITGGDVKTVRYMFETQHLDQLGQLHSVDEMHLLQLRSELKEIKGNVKRSIKCFETQPLYVIRDGSGQMLEIKTVHREDVEKGDVRTARWMFETQPLDTINKDITEIKVVRGISMEENVKGGVSRAKWLFETQPLEKIKEETEEVIIEKETVIGTDVSKKCWMFETQPLDILKEVPDADHLKSEEIIGGDVQTTKQLFETLPIEALKDSPDVGKLQKITASEEEKGDVRHQKWIFETQPLEEIREDKKEYIRTVKLEEVDRGDVRNYTHIFESNNLIKFDASHKIEVEGVTRGAVELNKALFETTPLYAIQDHLGKYHQVKTVQQEEILRGDVRSCRWLFETRPIDQFDESIHKYQIIRGISAQEIQTGNVKSAKWLFETQPLDSIKHFSNMEEVERKTEQVTDVVKGDVKTCRWLFETQPMESLYEKVSLMTGSKEIHKGDVKACTWLFETQPLDTIKDDSEATVKLQTVKQEEIHGGDVRTTCFLFETENLDSIQGEEGKEIKAIEMDIQAGDVSSMRHKFESQSLDSISSGSEEVLRKIKTLKAEDIQKGNVLNCRWLFENQPIDMIKESQEGDELVKTVTDIQGGNVRKGCFIFETFSLDEIKEESDYISTKKTITEEVIKGDVKSYRMLFETQPLYAIQDREGFYHEVTTVKKEEVIHGDVRGTRWLFETKPLDSINESETVYVIKSVTQEDIQKGDVSSVRYRFETQPLDQIAKESRDIVPTVDCIQGGDVRKSKQFFESENLDKNTYVRTVSVNEIQKGNVKTSTWLFETHTLDELRGEGSEYENIKTVTQEDVQKGDVKQAVWLFENQTLDSIKEADESITKITKEEIPPADVKTTTWLFETTPLHRFTENRVEKVEIIGKSIKETLGELYSQKVIEAPGIIIEADEVGDVRMAKYKLMNQASPEIQKEEIIKVDLRNIMVNLLSKRDCKKREILVSEEEKGHVNLTKTQLLNRSTEFHAEKEEIVSGDVQQAIKNLFSEERSVKKGILIQEDERGDINMTIYCLLHENAGDTMKREEIVGGDVKRTIHNLLSSISNNKISERAKIDASERGNVQFFTTCIETGALDYLRQLQTGSNEILTGRKQEKEEEIIGGDVEGTKLLLKKRQSQVERTVNETDIIPGDVHNTVKVFLTEPQNTSCKLPKEEIIKGDVKSTLNSLSQAVSQKTVAKTEEIIKGDMLTTLKSLKESSQKWKDSKQPDVVPGDIEKAIECLEKTAHTRTEILKKELILDDLEASLRNLKETQRAFKEVNKSAVKDEVQTVMAGSKEEQKTGTHQVAVQRDKKSILQPRPGPFEPAARWQEGADILNQTINKSCHGDLMKERTEVNLPKAPKGPVKIVIDREQNNDALEKNLRKLSNSHQVGIWTDNTTEQHLRDEHVSGQLTSTLSVREHRKTKEAETEREQKKEAVFLQSIDKTIGKQQTETCQLRNDYQKIEAFPVKSPKNTKNTKTSTDTQSSRPGLTQGPVYRMVGETREVSEDFQKQTLLKQEKQYSNKDIMKKNVTPQPGWQTLPVNQNMSNVTEVKVSQKSHNQLKATDKKQTDIHLKSQDFLMKTNTSKDLKMAMEMSFNPIKFNPENNAKENEFPLPPPSPPPPLPSNASSEIEFPLPPPPPLMMLPEKNVFPPSLSTEKIQAEFENFPGLPLPPPPEDEKFERECLSTFPPPPPPPPAPALKPAHLLSSSVQEKHNGTFIQYSQEEASSSQAKITTGKSGGRLPPPTLPKPKFPKQIEDIKNHSSPKVDLENSLPDTECKMTPSKDQKRVITATSSEHIETMQNVSSKSLDKRKQLSMDSTRSFSQAVPESSPPKKKPIAPLIKSHSFPAGSGQQSPKPYMRKFKTPLMIAEEKYRQQREELEKQRQGSSGYNIVRTESQNQNVSELKKEVVLQKTKEEFPLTGMDSEVTVAQTNPVSQSLSQDLGVCTDNQLSTTPAVTFSAKRLQHVPATLEGKDTMKKEVLQSSKGMIQSKSACEIKQSQQEYRIQQTQQKHLEQLHLPKSQPVSPSFKVKTMKVPILGHKLDETNHSYESHKKQSEVDIQTITKQQYQETGRTEARTEGSSYMQSVTEKHYQLPAKEKTATIQLPTETTGKSHESKLKIVHEKQREFRESASGKLLGSEETIQGPPMIGPKKESLIVETKQEHLNKSAQKVVEQKVTEAHLDSQTQNFQQTHTQSFESQVEHKKLPQPNNNLQEEKYLGVKGIQQKQVFSNTKESKQEMTQNKSLFSSAKESQQDDGKRAVNVLEFLRKREELQQILSRVKEFEAEPDKNGLKTFQMLLNIIPVWLLSEEKREYGVRIAMENNIEKIKEEITHIKTQAEDMLVSCENTIQTAMISSKAGKQRNKATSLNETLSKVSNANVSYNKNTQQKENTIVEKAEHHQVATHQETTAHHQVKTHQEIKLDDAKLPPPSLKTRPSSPTFITIESTARRTQTSPKDELSQSPKKDSFAEPSPRPSQPTRILKASTSPSPPKSRSEQLVKLKDTTAKLSRGIIPCSSITPVPIVEKRSEIITSPATLRRQIKIEARGRDSPPTITIPITVNHADSGSFKESMEAQEEVRKVEKRSTYVHKDGVNSATDIVPADTESFDAVEIIRKVEGPRLSEHAQRYEAANRSVEMAENFMSDHEHEINRWFRGFEDGLSFDTQSNRRAYINGEANRNIKQESRSFKEEFGLTSSESTSFTGFSHSRPRELQEMMPVKLPSIRSETRSLSEHFSGVDAFESQVVGSKTTVSSSHGSEAGRSRFDFKHAPPTYEDVIAGHILDVSDSPKELRRNFQQTWQESERVIKNLGYATSDASATEMETTFQEESAFMRETATPRQGNMYTLSKDGLSNGVPSSRQAEFS from the exons gaGGTAATCCGTAGCAGCCAGGTCAACATTTCAAGATGCAgccagaaaatggaaagaaatgaaccAGAAATTTCCGAAGCACACAAAATTGATGTTCTTGGAACAGAAATG GTCTCTCATCTTGAAAAGCACACTGAGGAAATAAACCAAGCTTCTAAGCTCCATCAATATGTTCAAGAAACAG TCATAGATACACCTGAAGTTGAAGAGATTCCAAAGGTTTCgactaagtttttaaaagaacaatttgAAAAGTCTGTCCAGGAAAAGGTCCTTCATTCTGACAAAGAATTGACCCCAGCCAAGCAGATTAAG ATGGAAAGTGAATCTGAAGAGACTTTAAAGCCATCATCAATTGTGGGTACCTCTTCTACTTCTTACACTTCAACCAGCCAGAGGAAGGAAACATCAACCACCAAATACAGTGACCACAGTGCCACTTCCTCAACTCTGGCACAAATTAATGCCACTCCTTCGGAAAAGACAGAAGAatttcctcctcccccacctgaCATGCTTCAACCTCCAGTAGATGTGACAGCATTTTCCCAGTCCCCTGAACTCCCCAACCCTCCTAGAAAACCACCAGTCCCCAAAGAATTATACTCCAAACAAAGAAATTTGTATGAATTAAACCGTTTATATAAACACATCCATCCCGAGTTAAGGAAAAACTTAGAAAAAGATTATATCAGTGAGGTTTCTGAGATTGTTTCTCGTCAAATGAATGCGGGGAGCTCAGTTTCAGCAGATGTGCAACAAGCCCGGTATGTTTTTGAAAATACGAATGACAGTTTTCAAAAAGGTCTGAACTCGGAAAGAGAACACGTGGAGTGGGATGAAATTCTGAAGGGGGAGGTGCAGTCCATGAGATGGATCTTCGAGAATCAGCCATTAGATTCCATTAACAATGGCTCTCCAGATGAAGACAGCATCCCCAAGGGCATTGCTGATCAAGAAATCATCGCTGGTGGTGACGTGAAATATACCACATGGATGTTTGAAACCCAACCCATTGATACTCTGGGGGATCATTCTTCTGGCACTGAGGAACATGCTGAGAAAATTCCTGAGCTTGCCAGAGGAGATGTCCACACAGCCCGGTGGATGTTTGAAACAAAGCCATTAGACTCAATGAATAAACTGCATCAAACTCAAGAAGAATCAATAGCAACTGCCATAAAGGACATAACTGGGGGGGATGTCAAGACTGTGAGATACATGTTTGAAACTCAACATCTGGATCAACTTGGACAACTTCACTCAGTAGATGAGATGCACCTACTGCAACTCAGATCTGAGCTCAAAGAAATTAAGGGGAATGTTAAGAGAAgtataaaatgttttgaaacgCAGCCATTATATGTTATTAGAGATGGCTCAGGTCAAATGCTAGAAATTAAAACTGTTCACAGAGAAGATGTTGAAAAGGGGGATGTGAGAACAGCACGTTGGATGTTTGAAACACAGCCCCTAGACACAATTAACAAAGATATAACAGAAATTAAAGTCGTCAGAGGAATATCCATGGAAGAAAATGTCAAAGGTGGGGTGAGTAGGGCCAAGTGGTTGTTTGAAACTCAACCTTTGGAGAAAATcaaagaagagacagaagaggTCATCATTGAAAAGGAAACAGTAATAGGTACAGATGTCTCTAAAAAGTGTTGGATGTTTGAAACACAGCCATTAGATATTCTGAAAGAAGTTCCTGATGCAGACCATCTAAAGTCTGAAGAGATAATAGGGGGTGATGTACAAACTACTAAGCAACTATTTGAAACACTTCCAATAGAGGCTTTAAAAGATAGCCCTGATGTaggaaaacttcaaaaaattactgcttctgaagaagaaaaggggGATGTCAGGCACCAAAAATGGATTTTCGAAACCCAACCTCTAGAAGAGATTAGAGAAGATAAAAAAGAGTACATACGAACAGTGAAACTTGAAGAAGTTGACAGAGGAGATGTAAGGAATTATACACATATCTTTGAATCAAACAACTTGATTAAATTTGATGCATCACATAAAATAGAGGTGGAAGGAGTCACAAGAGGTGCTGTAGAGTTAAATAAAGCACTCTTTGAAACAACACCACTATATGCCATTCAAGATCACCTTGGAAAATACCATCAAGTAAAGACAGTCCAGCAAGAAGAAATCCTAAGAGGTGATGTAAGAAGCTGTAGGTGGCTTTTTGAAACAAGGCCCATTGATCAGTTTGATGAAAGCATTCATAAATATCAGATAATTAGAGGAATATCTGCTCAAGAAATACAGACTGGGAATGTAAAATCTGCTAAGTGGCTATTTGAAACCCAACCACTTGATTCGATTAAACATTTTAGCAATATGGAAGAAGTAGAAAGGAAAACTGAACAAGTCACTGATGTTGTTAAAGGGGATGTCAAAACCTGTAGATGGCTTTTTGAAACCCAGCCAATGGAATCTCTTTATGAAAAAGTTTCACTAATGACTGGCAGTAAAGAAATTCATAAGGGAGATGTCAAAGCCTGTACCTGGCTCTTTGAAACTCAGCCACTTGATACCATAAAAGATGACTCTGAAGCAACAGTCAAATTGCAAACTGTGAAACAAGAGGAAATCCATGGTGGGGATGTTCGTACAACATGTTTCCTTTTTGAGACAGAAAATTTGGACAGCATacaaggagaagaaggaaaggagatcAAAGCCATAGAAATGGATATCCAAGCTGGGGATGTCTCCAGCATGCGGCATAAATTTGAAAGTCAGTCCTTAGATTCTATAAGTTCCGGTTCAGAGGAGGTTTTGAGAAAGATCAAAACCCTAAAGGCTGAAGATATTCAGAAAGGCAATGTTTTAAATTGTAGGTGGCTCTTTGAAAACCAACCAATTGATATGATAAAAGAAAGTCAAGAAGGTGATGAATTAGTTAAGACAGTGACAGACATACAAGGTGGAAATGTAAGAAAGGGATGCTTTATTTTTGAGACTTTTTCTTTAGATGAGATTAAAGAAGAATCGGACTATATTAGCACCAAGAAAACAATTACTGAAGAAGTAATAAAGGGCGACGTAAAAAGCTACAGAATGCTCTTTGAAACCCAGCCACTCTATGCAATTCAAGATCGAGAAGGGTTTTATCATGAAGTGACTACAGTTAAAAAGGAAGAGGTAATTCATGGCGATGTACGAGGGACAAGGTGGCTTTTTGAAACAAAACCATTAGACTCAATTAATGAATCTGAGACTGTGTATGTGATTAAATCTGTCACACAAGAAGACATTCAGAAGGGGGATGTTAGTTCTGTTAGATACAGATTTGAAACCCAGCCACTGGATCAGATTGCAAAGGAGTCACGTGATATTGTGCCCACTGTGGACTGTATTCAAGGTGGGGATGTAAGGAAAAGTAAACAATTCTTTGAGTCTGAAAATTTGGATAAGAATACTTATGTAAGAACAGTAAGTGTCAATGAAATACAGAAGGGCAATGTTAAAACATCCACCTGGCTATTTGAGACCCATACTCTAGATGAACTGAGAGGAGAAGGGTCAGAGTATGAAAATATCAAAACAGTCACCCAGGAAGATGTGCAGAAAGGTGATGTGAAGCAGGCAGTATGGCTCTTTGAAAACCAAACTTTGGATTCTATTAAGGAAGCAGATGAAAGCATCACAAAAATCACCAAGGAAGAAATCCCTCCTGCTGATGTCAAGACAACTACATGGCTCTTTGAAACCACACCCCTTCACAGATTTACTGAAAATAGGGTAGAAAAGGTGGAAATTATTGGCAAGAGCATTAAAGAAACCCTAGGAGAACTGTACTCTCAAAAAGTTATCGAGGCTCCTGGAATCATCATCGAAGCTGATGAGGTTGGGGATGTTCGAATGGCAAAATACAAGCTAATGAATCAAGCATCACCTGAGatacagaaagaagaaattatcAAGGTTGACCTCAGAAATATAATGGTGAACCTTCTTTCCAAAAGAGACTGTAAGAAAAGAGAGATTTTGGTCAGTGAAGAAGAGAAGGGACATGTTAATCTGACCAAAACTCAGTTATTAAACAGATCAACAGAATTTCAtgctgaaaaagaagagatagtGAGTGGTGATGTCCAACAAGCAATAAAAAACCTGTTCTCTGAGGAAAGATCTGTAAAGAAAGGTATTTTGATTCAGGAAGATGAAAGAGGCGATATTAACATGACTATCTATTGTCTTCTTCATGAAAATGCTGGTGATACAATGAAGCGTGAAGAAATAGTAGGGGGTGATGTAAAACGTACGATTCATAATTTGCTATCTTCCATATCAaacaataaaatatctgaaaggGCTAAAATTGATGCCTCTGAGAGAGGAAATGTTCAGTTTTTTACAACATGCATAGAAACTGGAGCTTTGGATTATCTCAGACAACTCCAGACAGGCTCAAATGAAATACTAACAGgtaggaaacaagaaaaagaggaagaaatcattGGTGGTGATGTAGAAGGCACAAAACTGTTATTAAAGAAAAGGCAATCTCAGGTTGAACGTACTGTTAATGAAACTGACATCATCCCAGGAGATGTGCATAATACAGTTAAGGTTTTTCTGACAGAGCCTCAGAATACATCTTGTAAGTTACCCAAAGAAGAAATTATTAAAGGTGATGTGAAGTCAACCCTAAACTCCCTCAGCCAGGCCGTAAGTCAGAAAACAGTGgctaaaacagaagaaattataAAAGGTGACATGCTGACCACCCTCAAGTCACTTAAGGAATCAAGTCAAAAATGGAAAGATTCTAAACAGCCTGATGTCGTCCCTGGGGATATTGAGAAAGCTATTGAATGCCTTGAAAAGACTGCACATACAAGGACGGAAATACTGAAAAAGGAGCTTATCCTAGATGACCTCGAGGCATCATTAAGGAAtctaaaagaaacacaaagagcTTTCAAAGAGGTAAATAAAAGTGCAGTCAAAGATGAAGTGCAGACTGTGATGGCAGGATCCAAAGAAGAGCAGAAAACAGGGACTCATCAGGTGGCTGTCCAGAGGGACAAAAAAAGCATTCTGCAGCCAAGACCAGGACCCTTTGAGCCAGCAGCCAGGTGGCAGGAGGGAGCAGACATTCTCAATCAAACTATAAACAAATCTTGTCATGGAgatttaatgaaagaaagaactgaGGTTAATCTTCCAAAAGCCCCCAAAGGCCCTGTAAAGATTGTCATAGATCGTGAACAAAACAATGATGCTCTTGAGAAAAACCTTAGAAAACTATCTAATTCACACCAAGTGGGTATCTGGACTGATAACACGACAGAGCAACATCTAAGGGATGAACATGTAAGCGGACAGTTGACTTCAACCCTGTCAGTTAGGGAACATCGAAAAACcaaggaagcagagacagagagagaacagaagaAGGAGGCTGTGTTTTTGCAATCTATTGATAAAACAATTGGAAAGCAACAGACTGAAACTTGCCAACTGAGGAATGACTACCAGAAGATTGAGGCTTTCCCTGTCAAGAGTCCTAAAAATACCAAAAACACTAAAACATCAACAGATACACAAAGCTCTAGGCCTGGTTTAACCCAGGGTCCAGTCTACAGGATGGTTGGAGAAACACGTGAGGTTTCAGAGGACTTTCAGAAGCAGACTCTGTTAAAACAAGAAAAGCAATATTCTAATAaagatataatgaaaaagaatgtgaccCCTCAACCAGGGTGGCAGACTTTGCCTGTGAATCAAAACATGTCAAATGTAACAGAAGTGAAAGTCTCCCAAAAAAGCCACAATCAACTTAAGGCAACTGACAAAAAGCAGACTGATATTCATCTGAAGAGCCAGGACTTTCTAATGAAGACAAATACCTCCAAAGACTTAAAAATGGCAATGGAAATGTCCTTTAATCCAATCAAATTTAACCCTGAAAATAATGCAAAGGAAAATGAGTTCCCTCTTCCACCTccatctccacctcctcctctacCTTCCAATGCATCATCTGAAATTgaatttcctcttcctcctccacctcctttaATGATGTTGcctgaaaaaaatgtgtttcctcCTTCACTGTCCACTGAGAAGATACAGGCtgaatttgaaaattttccagGCCTCCCTCTTCCTCCACCACCAGAAGATGAGAAATTTGAAAGAGAATGTCTATCCACGTttccaccaccgccccctcctcctccagctccagctctAAAACCAGCACAtctcctttcctcttctgttCAAGAAAAGCATAATGGAACATTCATACAATACTCCCAAGAAGAAGCCTCAAGCTCTCAGGCTAAAATCACAACAGGAAAATCTGGAGGACGTTTGCCACCTCCCACACTCCCCAAACCCAAGTTTCCGAAGCAGATAGAAGATATAAAGAATCATAGTTCCCCAAAAGTTGATTTGGAAAATTCTCTGCCAGATACAGAATGTAAAATGACTCCCTCAAAGGATCAGAAAAGAGTAATAACAGCAACTAGCAGTGAACACATAGAGACAATGCAGAATGTATCTAGCAAAAGTCTTGATAAAAGAAAGCAACTATCTATGGACTCTACAAGGTCTTTCTCACAGGCAGTTCCAGAAAGTTCACCACCCAAGAAAAAACCTATAGCACCTCTCATAAAATCTCATTCATTTCCAGCAGGTTCAGGGCAGCAAAGTCCAAAACCTTAtatgagaaaatttaaaacaccTTTAATGATTGCTGAAGAAAAATACAGACAACAAAGAGAAGAgcttgaaaaacagagacagggGAGTTCGGGCTACAACATAGTTAGAACAGAGAGCCAAAATCAAAACGTATCAGAGTTGAAAAAGGAAGTGGTGTTacaaaaaacaaaggaggagTTCCCCCTAACTGGAATGGATTCAGAGGTCACAGTGGCCCAAACCAACCCAGTCTCTCAAAGTCTTTCTCAAGATCTAGGGGTCTGTACTGATAACCAGCTTTCCACAACACCGGCAGTGACATTCTCTGCCAAGAGGCTCCAACATGTTCCAGCAACCTTGGAAGGCAAAGATACAATGAAAAAGGAAGTTTTGCAGAGCTCAAAGGGTATGATCCAATCTAAATCAGCTTGTGAAATTAAACAGAGTCAGCAAGAATATAGGATCCAGCAAACACAACAGAAGCATCTGGAGCAGTTGCACTTGCCCAAAAGCCAACCAGTTTCCCCCAGTTTCAAAGTTAAAACCATGAAGGTTCCAATTCTAGGTCATAAGTTAGATGAAACAAACCACAGCTATGAAAGTCATAAAAAGCAATCTGAAGTTGATATTCAAACCATTACCAAACAACAGTACCAGGAAACCGGGAGAACGGAAGCAAGGACTGAAGGTAGTAGCTATATGCAATCAGTGACTGAAAAACATTATCAATTACCTGCGAAGGAGAAGACAGCAACAATACAATTGCCTACAGAAACCACAGGGAAAAGCCATGAAAGTAAGCTCAAAATAGTTCATGAGAAGCAAAGAGAATTTAGAGAATCTGCGAGTGGGAAACTtctaggaagtgaagaaacaattCAGGGACCACCAATGATTggtccaaaaaaagaaagtctaatAGTTGAAACAAAACAAGAGCACTTGAATAAATCAGCTCAGAAGGTAGTCGAACAAAAGGTTACTGAGGCACATCTTGATTCTCAGACTCAGAATTTTCAGCAAACACATACACAGTCTTTTGAAAGTCAAGTTGAACATAAAAAATTGCCCCAGCCAAATAATAATCTTCAGGAAGAAAAATATCTTGGCGTCAAGGGCATACAACAGAAACAAGTCTTTTCTAATACTAAAGAGTCAAAGCAAGAGATGACACAGAACAAATCTTTATTCTCTTCTGCGAAAGAATCCCAGCAGGATGATGGAAAACGTGCTGTAAATGTATTGGAATTCTTGAGAAAACGTGAAGAACTACAACAGATTCTGTCTAGGGTAAAAGAGTTTGAAGCAGAACCAGATAAAAATGGCCTTAAGACATTTCAGATGCTGTTAAATATTATTCCAGTATGGCTATTaagtgaagaaaaaagagaatatggAGTTCGCATTGCTATGGAGAATAACAtagaaaaaatcaaagaagaaataacacaCATTAAGACTCAGGCAGAGGATATGCTTGTGTCCTGTGAAAATACAATTCAAACGGCCATGATATCGTCTAAAGCgggaaagcagagaaataaagCTACCAGTCTTAATGAAACATTATCTAAAGTGTCTAATGCTAATGTCAGTTATAATAAAAATACCcagcagaaagaaaatacaattgtGGAAAAAGCAGAGCACCACCAAGTAGCAACTCATCAAGAAACTACTGCTCATCATCAAGTGAAAACCCATCAGGAAATTAAACTAGATGATGCCAAGCTTCCTCCTCCATCTTTAAAAACACGCCCATCGTCACCAACTTTCATAACGATCGAGTCTACCGCCCGACGAACACAAACCTCTCCCAAGGATGAGCTTTCCCAGTCCCCTAAAAAGGACAGTTTTGCTGAACCATCACCAAGGCCGTCACAACCAACTAGAATCCTCAAAGCAAGTACCTCCCCTTCGCCACCCAAGAGTCGTTCTGAACAACTTGTGAAACTCAAAGACACCACTGCGAAGTTATCCAGAGGGATCATCCCATGCTCATCGATAACCCCGGTTCCCATTGTGGAGAAGAGGTCTGAGATCATCACGTCTCCTGCAACACTTCGCCGTCAAATTAAGATAGAGGCTCGTGGTAGGGACTCTCCACCTACAATCACAATACCTATAACTGTAAATCATGCTGACAGTGGTTCTTTCAAAGAATCCATGGAAGCTCAAGAGGAAGTAAGGAAAGTGGAGAAAAGGTCGACTTACGTTCACAAAGATGGAGTAAATTCCGCTACAGACATAGTGCCAGCAGATACTGAGAGTTTTGACGCAGTGGAAATCATCCGCAAAGTCGAAGGACCTCGCCTATCAGAGCACGCGCAGAGATACGAAGCAGCCAACAGGTCTGTTGAAATGGCTGAAAATTTCATGAGTGACCATGAACATGAAATAAACAGGTGGTTCAGGGGATTTGAGGATGGCCTAAGTTTTGACACACAGTCAAATAGAAGAGCTTATATAAATGGAGAAGCAAATCGTAATATAAAGCAAGAAAGCCGTTCATTTAAGGAGGAATTTGGATTAACATCTTCAGAAAGCACTAGCTTTACGGGTTTTTCTCACAGTCGTCCTAGAGAGCTACAAGAAATGATGCCCGTTAAGCTGCCCAGCATACGCTCTGAAACAAGGTCTCTCAGTGAACATTTCTCAGGTGTGGATGCATTTGAGAGTCAGGTTGTTGGGTCGAAGACGACAGTCTCTTCGTCACATGGCTCAGAAGCTGGCAGATCTCGCTTTGACTTCAAGCACGCCCCACCCACCTATGAGGATGTCATCGCCGGCCACATTTTAGATGTTTCTGATTCACCTAAAGAACTCAGGAGGAATTTTCAACAGACTTggcaggagagtgaaagagttatTAAAAACTTGGGATATGCAACCTCAGATGCTTCTGCAACTGAGATGGAAACCACCTTCCAAGAGGAATCTGCATTTATGCGTG aaactgcAACTCCAAGACAAGGAAATATGTATACTTTGTCAAAAGACGGTTTATCCAATGGAGTGCCTAGTAGCAGACAGGCAGAGTTTTCATAA